The sequence below is a genomic window from Propionispora hippei DSM 15287.
GTTAGCTTCTAAAATTTCCACACCTTTGTACTCACACAGCTTCCTTAAGATCACTCCTATATCCGCTTTTATTTTTCCATATATCACCTGTCTACGATATTTTGGTGCAAATACTATATGATATTTGCACCGCCATTTACTATGTGCTAAACTCTTAGTATCATCCATTGGATGCGCCTCCTTTGTTTAGAGTTATGCGGTCGGCAAACCTGCATTTATTCTAACAAAAGAGGCTGTTTTTTTCGACGTATAGCTATAAGCTTTTTGGAACCACATGCATAGCATGTGGTATTCGCTTACGCAATAAAAAAGGGAGACCTGACCGGTCTCCCTTACATTAATCTACTCTTCTTAATAGTTTTTTCCGGCTCCGGCGAGCTTCCCTCATAAAATTACGTGTTGTGGCTACTACGTCTTCGGCTTTATAGTCTGCCAAGGGCTTCCTGACCGGCCGGTCTACCATAGGCTTAATAAACAGCCCTAAAGCAGTACCAACCATACCTCCCCAGAATAAACCCTGCCAAAAATTGCTGCGCATTATGTCACTCCTTCCTGGTTTAAGATTACGGGCTGCTCCAATACATAATCATCCGCTAAAAGCAGAGAGCCGTCAGCCTGTACATCAAATACTTTGATACCATTATCTTTTACCGTGAACTCCACACAACAATCCCAGCAAAAATACTGCCCTGTTCCAACTTTACCAATTGATCTTTGCCCGCATACAGGACAATGATTCATCATAGCTGCACCTCACCTAGCTTGCGTACTTCGCTCTGTACAAGATCACTCATGCTTTCAGGAACAATAAGACGGTCTTGACCTATTACTTGTACTTGAGGTATCGGCATAACCATGCGCCCATATAGCAAGTCGGTTATGATTCCATCAGATAATAAGTACGCTTTTAATTCACCTGTTGACTGATCAAAACAGATATCTGTAAGTACGCCAAGCTGCAAACCGGTTTCAGTAAAGATTTGTTTTGTACATAGACTGGTCAAATAACAATTATCTGAGCTTGCTACACTAAATTCCTCCAGCACAGCCTTGTTGCGTATCATGACAGCATCGCGCCCCATGTTATATATGCTGGCAAAGGAAATATAGGCGCTATCATTTAACCAACCCGTTTGGCTGACTAAAATCCCGCAAACAGTTACTTTTTCCAAATTCAAAACAATATCCTTGACTTCCCCAACCTGCAAGCCTGTTTCTATTTCCATCACCGGCAGGCCGATTAACGAATACAGTGCTTTCATGCCCGGCCTCCTGAACAGATTATACTGTTAATATAACCAATCCGACTTGCTTTTATAAGTATTTTAGGCTTTATTTTTGTCAACGGACTCTAAAATAATCCCTCCACCAATAACAATATCGCCATCATAAAAAACAACCGATTGCCCCGGTGTAATGGCCCTCTGCTTTTCAGCAAACTGCACATAAACTCTCCCGTTAGGCAAAGGAGACACTATTGCGCCAGCTTCCCGCGTCCCATAACGAATCTTTGCAGTTACTTCCAAGGGAGCCTGTAGATCGTCCAT
It includes:
- a CDS encoding transposase, which produces MDDTKSLAHSKWRCKYHIVFAPKYRRQVIYGKIKADIGVILRKLCEYKGVEILEAN
- a CDS encoding PRC-barrel domain-containing protein; this translates as MKALYSLIGLPVMEIETGLQVGEVKDIVLNLEKVTVCGILVSQTGWLNDSAYISFASIYNMGRDAVMIRNKAVLEEFSVASSDNCYLTSLCTKQIFTETGLQLGVLTDICFDQSTGELKAYLLSDGIITDLLYGRMVMPIPQVQVIGQDRLIVPESMSDLVQSEVRKLGEVQL